A region of the Ranitomeya variabilis isolate aRanVar5 chromosome 5, aRanVar5.hap1, whole genome shotgun sequence genome:
atatatcccatctggtgcttggggacggggacaacatgggcctgtgtgatttcaaatgccagggctgaatttcagccccagtccgtacctggaggaggctgtgttatattctatggaggaggctgtgttatacactatgggggcacattatattctatggaggaggctgtgctatatactatggggtttacattatattctatggaggaggctgtgttatatactatggggggcacattatattctatgggggagactgtgttatatgctatggggggcacattatattctatggaggaggctgtgttataagctatggggggcacattatattctatggagaaggctgtgttataaactgtggggggcacattatattctatggaggaggctgtgttataaactatggggggcatattatattctatggaggaggctgtgttatatatcatgggggcacattatactctatggaggagactgttatatactatgggggtacattatatactatgggggaggctgtgttatatactatgggggcgctacactatattctatggaggaggctgagttatatactatgggggcacatcatgttctatgggggaggctgtgttatatactatggggggtacattatacattatatcctatgggggaggctatgttatatactatggggggcacattatattctatggaggaggctgtgtaatatactatggccagatttgtgcagtgtacgactgattgttgtcctatggatagactgtcccacctcagctgtagatctctgcagttcatccagagtgatcatgggcctcttggttgcatccctgatcagtcttctctttgtttgagatgaaagtttagagggacaggtgggccttggtagatttgcagtggtatgatactccttccatttcaatatgatcgctcgcacagtgctccttgggatgtttaaagttttggaaatcattttgtatccaaatccggctttaaacttctccacaacagtatcacagacctgcttgttgtgttccttggtcttcataatgctctctgtgcttcaaacagaaccctgagactatcacagagcaggtgcatttatacggagacttgattacacacaggtggattatatttatcatcattaggcatgtaGGACaagattggatcattcagagatccacaatgaacttctgaagtgagtttgctgcactgaaagtaatgggccgaataatattgcacgccccacttttcagttttttgaatttcccctaaaatttaaaataaccaatacatttcgttcaactttacaattgtgttccacttgttgttgattgttcaccaaaaatttatatttggtatctttatgtatgaagcatgatatgtgggaaaaggttgaaaggttccagggagccgaatacttttgcaaggcactgtactatgagggacacattatattctatggaggaggctgtgttatatactatgggggacattatattctactagatggtggccctattctaacgcatcgggtattttagaatatgtatgtagtttatttatgaagatttcagaataatgaaatgaatacacaggattcggctggccgggcgcgaccaattagcgaagtgtggttcaaatcccgcaccaattcgcggccggactgcgtctgtccctgattggtcacgcccggccagccgcaaacaatcagtgaagccagggcgagctccaggtttttgagggccccaggcaaaagagtctcacagcccacgtagtatatagcacagccacgtagtatatagcacagctacatagtatataacacagccacgtagtatatagcacagccacgtagtatatagcacagccacatagtatattgcacagccacatagtatattgcacagccacgtagtatatagcacagccacatagtatatagcacagccacgttgtatataacacaactacgtagtttatagcacagccacgtagtatatagcacagccacgtagtatatagcacagcccacgtagtatattgcacagcccacgtagtatattgcacagcccacgtagtatattgcacagacacttggtatattgcacagcgatgtagtatataacacagcaacgtagtatatagcacagcccacgtagtatatagcacagcccacgtagcatatagcacagctcacatagtatatagcacagcgacgtagtatataacacagcccatgcagtatataacacagcccacgcagtatataacacagcccagctaagtatatagcaatgtgggcaccatatccctgctaaaaaaagaattaaaataaaaaatagctatatactcaccttccggaggcctccagatccagcccaggcctttagcaatgctcctcgcgatgctccgttcccagtaatgccttgcagcaataacctgtgatgatgtagcggtctcgcgagaccgctacgtcatctggggtcattgccgcaatgcatttttaggaccagagcgtcgcgaggagcgggaaaggctggcgtgGACACCGGAaaatgagaatataatgattttttattattatttttaaccccttcatgaccttgggattttccgtttttccgtgttcgtttttcgctcccctccttcccagagctataacttttttatttttccgtcaatatggccatgtgagggcttattttttgcgaaactttttgtacttttgaacgacatcattagttttagtatgtcgtgtactacaaaacgggaaaaaaattccaagtgcggtgaaattgcaaaaagtgcagtcccacacttgttttttgtttggcttttttgctaggttcactaaatgctaaaactgacctgccattatcattctcccggtcagtacgagttcatagacacctaacatgactaggttattttttatctaagtggtgaaaaaaaattccaaactttgctaaaaaaaaaaaaaaaaaaaaaaaattgtgccattttccgatacccgtagcgtctccattttttatgatctgtggtcggttgagggcttattttttgcgtgcctagctggcgtttttaattataccttttcggtgcagatacgttcttttgatcgcccgttattgcattttaatgcaatgtcgcggcgtccaaaaaaacgtaattctggcgtttctaatttttttctcgctacactgtttagcgaacaggttaatgctttttttttattgatatattgggcgattctgaacgcggtgataccaaatatgtgtaggtttgatttttgtttaatcgatttattttgaatggggcgaaaggggggtgatttaaacttttatattttttttatttttttcacatttttttttactttttttttttttacttttgccatgcttcaatagcctccatgggaggctagaagctggcacaacgcgatcggctctgctacatagcagcgatcatcagatcatgtgacgggggtcagcgatgcgctcatttccggccgcccggccagaagcgccggttaaatgccgctgtctgcgtttgacagcggcatttaactagttaatagcgacgggtgaatcgcaatttcaccctaagctattgcgggcacatgtcagctgttcaaaacagctgacatgtcccggatttgatgcgggctcactgccggccgcgaccaatcagcgacgtgggatttccgttaccgacagacagacagacaaacagacggaagtagaccttagacaattatatacagtatattctatggggaggctgtgttatatactatggaggcacattatattctatgggggagactgTTATaaactatggggggcacattatattctattgaggaggctgtgttatatactatggggggtacattatacattatattttatggaggaggctgtgttatatactatggggggcatattatattctatggaggaggctgtgttatatactatgggggtacattattttctatgggggaggctgtgttatatactatgggggcgctacactatattctatggaggaggcggtgttatatactatgggggtacattatacattatattctatgggggaggctgtgttatatactatggggggcacattatattctatgggggaggctgtgttatatactatagggggtaccttgtatattatattctatggggaggctgtgttatatactatggggggtcacactatattctatgggggaagctgtgttacatactatgggggtacattatgcattatattctatggggaggctgtgttatatattatgggggggcacattatattctatggggaggctgtgttatatactatggagggtacattatacattatattctatggaggaggatgtgttatatactatggggggcatattatattctatggaggaggctgtgttatatactatgggggtatattattttctatgggggaggctgtgttatatactatgggggtacattattttctatgggggaggctgtgttacatactattagGGTAcattcagtagcgtagctactgggggggcagagggggccattgccctgggaccagtcacctgaaggggcccaccgggagatccactgccgagtctgaggtgtcagggagagagcagcacaatgccagctgcagagcctccctccgtgcagagtgcaATCATGTGGTCTCACCTGAGGAAGCTCTTCCTGGCTGGCAGCAGAAGCTGCAGTTAttactttctggctgtgcagtcttggtttggctgaggcacgctgggtcctagtgccctccttgcatctatctggtcacttcctggttctcctcaccgtctgcctgaaaacttcatcagtaaagtctacgttcacatttgcggtgtgcgccgcagcgtcgtcgccgcaacgcacaacgcaacaaaaacgcagtaCAAACGCATGGTTTTTcaacgcatgcgttcaacgcatgcgtcgaaaaacgcagcgttttttggaaacgcagttgcgttttgaccaaaaaacgcagcgtttttcgacgcatgcgtttttctgcagtgagtcattcttcatcccccccccccccccccaaaaaaaaaatgtctacacaatagataaggaccaccaatggctagaagagggttggtgtaatgtaattgtgtatatataccctggcagagattaattcctcccattttgctggtattcataatggagcgtcccatggacagtatctacatggatatggagatggaattttccttggctaatgcctatgctcttgcctgttttcatgaaagggaaagggaaaaacggagatggagtcgtcgccgcttttggatacaccctatcttggaagtccgggagagccgtggagcataccattgcttgtttggcgaactcaatgacaacctggagaaatatttcgaatataccaggatgtctcaggacagcttccgctatcttctgcgttgggtggaaggagccattagcaggcaggagacgcagctccggagatctatttccgcagaggaacggctgctggtgactctacggtacgtagctgtttgaatgactgtgatgttttgtttttttttgttttttttacattttttgggggtttggtatggtcaatgtacttttataaattgcaatgtactttaatgtaatttctttatcttcttggcagtttcctggctaccggagagaccttgagatcccttcattttcaattccggattggagtctccactctttccggaattattgctgacacctgccgcgctttgtgggataatctccgggaggaatttttacccgtccctactagtgaaatctgggaggccaacgcacagaaatttgagcaagtgtgttcttttccaaactgtattggcgcagtggatggaaagcacattcggattaccaagcctgcaaaaagtggatcccttttctacaattacaaaaaatacttttcaactgtgctcatggcaattgccggtgcggactgccgttttctcgcagtggacattggtgcgtttggccgtgcaaatgactcacgcacatttaaagagtcggatatgggccaaaaattatatggcaacaattttaatttcccacagccacgacctcttccccacaccgaaggccctgcgatgcccttggttgtggttggggatgaggcattccaaatgtctgccaaccaattgaaaccctactccagtcggggcttggaccatacaaaaagggttttcaattacagactgtccagggccagaaggactgtggagtgcacctttggcatccttgtctccaaatggcgtatattaggatccgccattaatcttaaaattgaaacagtggatgaggtggtgaaggcttgtgtggttctccacaattacattatggccaaagagagactgaatgtggaactcgatgaacccatagccaacctattgcccgattaccatgatcatcctctgaggacaagtgtggaaattgcgcagatgagggatcgttttgcggcctattttgtatcAGATGTTGgctgtgtgtcatggcaagatcaaatggtgtagtgttatgttactgttggactgtattctggttttaactacaccaataaatacctctactgtgactgtgctacaaatataatataataataaactaattctccagtaaatgtgcaataaatgtaatccgttttggttggtttggttatgtcaaatttggcatctacctatacttcacaaatgtaatgtgccttatctaaaaaattggaaccctttgtttttaaaatgttgttgttttctaccctgcttcaaagaacaaatttataccataccatataacatatttatttgtttgtcagatcgccgtgaatCGTTGTGTTTGaccgcaaaagcaacgataccagcaatgttttacaatggtaaccagggtaaatatcgggttactaaccgtggggcggcgcttagtaacctgatatttaccctggttaccagtgttaaatgtaaaaaaaaaaaacagtacatatactcatcttcgcgtcccccggcgtccgcttcctgcactgactgagcgccggccgtaaagtgaatgcacagcacagcggtgatgtgaccgctctgctgttagggtcgtcactcagtcagtgcagggaagcggacgccgggggacgcgattgtgagtatatgtactgttgttttttttacatttaacactggtaaccagggtaaacatcggaagcgcggccatgcgcttagcaacccgatgtttaccctggttacccggggacctcggcatcgttggtcgctagagagctgtcacacagacagctctccagcgaccaaatagcgatgctgcagtgatctgcatcattgtctgtttcgctgcagcgttgcttaagtgtgaaggtacctttacggtatgtgttcacgttcaggattgcatcaggattttgtcaggattttccatcagtatttgtaagccaaaaccaggagtggaaaaattagaggaaaagtagaatagaaacatattcttctgtatttatcacccactcctgcttttggcttacaaatactgaatcctgaccaaatcctgatgcaatcctgagcgtggacacatacccttaaggtaccgtcacactaaacgatatcgctagcgatccgtgacgttgcagcgtcctggctagcgatatcgtttagtttgacacgcagcagcgatcaggatcctgctgtgatgtcgctggtcgctgaataaagtccagaactttatttggtcgtccgatcgccgtgtatcgttgtgtttgacagcaaaagcaacgataccagcgatgttttacactggtaaccagggtaaatatcgggttactaagcgcagggccgcgcttagtaacccgatgtttaccctggttaccagcgtaaaatgtaaaaaaaccaaacagcacatactcacatgcgtcccccggcatccgcttcccacactgactgagcgccgcaaagtgaaagtgaaagtacagcacagcggtgacgtcaccgctgtgccctgctactgccggcgctcagtcattgcaggaagcggatgccgggggacgcatgtaagtatgtactgtttgttttttttacattttactctggtaaccagggtaaacatcgggttactaagcgcggccctgcgcttagcaacccgatgtttaccctggttacccagggacctcggcatcgttggtcgctggagagcggtctgtgtgacagctctccagcgatcaaacagcgacgctgcagcgatcggcatcgttgtcgctatcgctgcagcgtcgcttagtgtgacggtacctttagtgtttgaaaacacctcatacactttagtgtttgtaaacacctcatacagcaatgagagacacccaaaaaaaggcaaaataaaaattgtaaaaatactgtctgacattgcatatatgaggtgtttgaagcacaaaatatgtgtagacggcgcacggcgtgaattgccgagaagtatactggaaaataagaacaaatattgttttaaatcaaacaatttttattggggggaaacagaaaaaaaaagggggaaagaaacttagggggtatcaacctccgcTACCAGCGGTGAATGGTAAGTCTCTGGTgtttgggaatggggagaggaagaggatgctgagccagagtccaggaggctagatggcaggtccaaaccctccgcagggtatactggTGATGAAACCGCcacatctgtaggggagggaggaggcaacacaagcctttgccaggttcttggttggccctggctgctcctgctgcggctagagccccgacgcgcacttggtgtctgtattggagcagccagagcctctgtGTGTGTCCTCCTTCGTTTCCTTTTTCTCCtctctcccgcggcagctcccccagaatgatggttacgggaggatgagggcctggcaggagcaggagtcggcagcacaatgctatggtgcctgtggtggcgtcgctcggcacgtggacctcggtggggtggctggagtggctctgcagcaggagtcggagtcatgctagccagcgacggcactacgggcattgtcgctgactgcatgactcgagcctgctgcagagccctcacgtaggcagtgttgcaggcctgcatcaccgaaatctggagttccggcgtaaggtgttccaccatgcccttagcaatggtactaaaaaaatgtttggccggactcgagagctcggattccatagtttcaaggcgccggtcgatattggacagacgagtgtccattttatcgctcaacgccttgaaacagttctggaaaaccatgctcaaatgcaaaaattcgggcatggctggcctgtccgaggcccgctggcgctgtcgggaattcccgaacgaaggtgcgccagaggcctcgggcaggggaacacctgatggaccggctgccggttctccagatggtggtgcaagcctgctgtcgctgtgggagggctgtgacgggtcagatggcgattcatgaaggtccgctcctgcggggcgagctctctcgagggtgctgctgtgtgttctgtgaaaagataagggaaaaattagtcttcaattaataacctatcacatacgccaactcctgtaataaaattaacattacattacACAACAATACaaatcctctgtctctcagtctgtgtggcctataataaattgctgattgttatcgccagctgaccgttatggctgacgataacaatcatggacataccaacggcagaaaattaatgttcattcccgctgccaaagccttttgaccgcataccactgtcatgggtaaaaacattttttgtctaaaactctttcttgacgctgcctatgccgcaaaaatagtataaaatttaacgtcaagataaaaaaaaaaaaaaaacaatacacagtgactttgctgatctgatcgcaggaacagccatgacgttaggatcatgtgatcgagacatcatcattattcctgcgatcagaactaccctgactcagaacgtaacctgtcatggactacaaggactcacgcttaacccaaaaaattactaatgggctatataccattccactagggaaaaagttacgtggatggccaatatgctacgctgactacatggatggccaatacactatgtgcctgggaaatatactatgtggatacgtggctagaacgtgtactatgtggatgcacaatgtacatggctgggcaatgtactatgtggctgtgcaatatgctatgtgtctgggcaatgtacaatgtggctgtgcaatatggtatgtggacaaaatacttactgtcggcggccaaggatcggtcttaGGAACTGTTGTGCCCTGTGGTATTTGTAGGGcacagacttggccgcagcagcaccactccgagattgctcctcctcagtacggagccccttattgaaacggtccttcatggatcgccatctggtcctcaactttttaactgtgaatgcaaagaaaaaaaaaggttacatatttagcattttaaaaggataaaacaaccgtgtgcgatgcaaagtttaggcgttgatcgcatcacacacggttgtgtttatcctggcaagatgggtcatagcagcgtatcagcaatactcacgaaagttgcctttgtccttggctgaagcgctgtcaaagccatcccacagcgactttgccacctctacccacaaacgcctcaacaccacctggtccatgtgccgggggtcacggctgtcccacaacgggccacgctcctggatgctggagatcaggagctccacatctatgccactgtctccttggtcccgttgtgaaacctagaaaaattagaaaacaaaaaggttacaaatatgcaaatattaacaaccaccagcacctgtcatgatatgtacctttgccctatcctttgccatttgatgtatgtatattgatggtttctacacctgtattttggaatgtttttgtgcagggagttcaactttatgttaccttcccccaatatttgctgccctgaaaagctataatgtaattaagcttagtaaacatccctagtgaaagcaggatgctactgaaatgtaatgttcctcacagcaggatgctactcaaaaaaaaaaaaaaaaaaacaattaaaaaaatactcactcgccggcctgacgccacaccttggccccgagctctctgctcccgctgtgtgccttctccctcacttgaagaagcctgtaaaaattgtatacaaaaattattgtcaatgctacaaatggcagcgaatagtaagcaactggacataattactcaccgcactcccccgcgccgattggctatgttcagactcactcgccattcttgcaagtttgttctgcaatgaaaaaatgagcaaaaaatcacatccaaagctaacaatgacacatacaataaaataggccaaaaaaattaaaacaaccacaattgactgttgactgataatgcatctctgcctgtttttggtgtgttttcttgaattgttccttttttggtgtttttcatgttagtgtaggactggcaaaaagtaaggacccttgacgtgggttgccagcttccatattatggccagaatatcaaccaataccttacatatatttatatgttttgttttgcacgtatatttttttgcagggtacagttgggcccaaatggttctgtatactgtggcctctgttcacacaggatgcattttagcactgggcagcccgccatagggcgtcattaataggctggagccagatgcttgcattccttgtgtgaacacgccacatacagtttttatcttagtgcattggtgtaccacacggccaatccctgattgaaggctggctgtttcattaggtattgcacctgtgcatttgctattttatttgggtccgctgcaccagggccgtatttagagtttctgctgccctaggcacttttagctttgcccccccattggtgagtatgacactatcggcagtgacttttgcaagaatcgctgttgtgaaaatagccttttgcagcagatcgggcagtttttttgcatctgccacgtaacggatcacttacaacggatcacttacggcaacactgcgcttggcttcattcattccctatgggatttgtggcacttgctgtgatctggcaaatgcggtaccatacctcccaactcttgaagggaaagaggtataaaggttgcggcgcacgtagtgcgccgcggcaaattttaggccacgcctctgaccacacccatttcacaactagtcacacccatatccaagtcccaaccacaccc
Encoded here:
- the LOC143773552 gene encoding uncharacterized protein LOC143773552 isoform X2 is translated as MASESEHSQSARGSAASSSEGEGTQREQRARGQGVASGRRVSQRDQGDSGIDVELLISSIQERGPLWDSRDPRHMDQVVLRRLWVEVAKSLWDGFDSASAKDKGNFLKKLRTRWRSMKDRFNKGLRTEEEQSRSGAAAAKSVPYKYHRAQQFLRPILGRRQTHSSTLERARPAGADLHESPSDPSQPSHSDSRLAPPSGEPAAGPSGVPLPEASGAPSFGNSRQRQRASDRPAMPEFLHLSMVFQNCFKALSDKMDTRLSNIDRRLETMESELSSPAKHFFSTIAKGMVEHLTPELQISVMQACNTAYVRALQQARVMQSATMPVVPSLASMTPTPAAEPLQPPHRGPRAERRHHRHHSIVLPTPAPARPSSSRNHHSGGAAAGERRKRKRRRTHTEALAAPIQTPSARRGSSRSRSSQGQPRTWQRLVLPPPSPTDVAVSSPVYPAEGLDLPSSLLDSGSASSSSPHSQTPETYHSPLVAEVDTP
- the LOC143773552 gene encoding uncharacterized protein LOC143773552 isoform X1, which encodes MSSCLLFAAICSIDNNFCIQFLQASSSEGEGTQREQRARGQGVASGRRVSQRDQGDSGIDVELLISSIQERGPLWDSRDPRHMDQVVLRRLWVEVAKSLWDGFDSASAKDKGNFLKKLRTRWRSMKDRFNKGLRTEEEQSRSGAAAAKSVPYKYHRAQQFLRPILGRRQTHSSTLERARPAGADLHESPSDPSQPSHSDSRLAPPSGEPAAGPSGVPLPEASGAPSFGNSRQRQRASDRPAMPEFLHLSMVFQNCFKALSDKMDTRLSNIDRRLETMESELSSPAKHFFSTIAKGMVEHLTPELQISVMQACNTAYVRALQQARVMQSATMPVVPSLASMTPTPAAEPLQPPHRGPRAERRHHRHHSIVLPTPAPARPSSSRNHHSGGAAAGERRKRKRRRTHTEALAAPIQTPSARRGSSRSRSSQGQPRTWQRLVLPPPSPTDVAVSSPVYPAEGLDLPSSLLDSGSASSSSPHSQTPETYHSPLVAEVDTP